Proteins encoded within one genomic window of Bacillota bacterium:
- a CDS encoding stage II sporulation protein P, translated as MFSSFWQRIRRMPSHGRGRFGRKPGGEYISGHLGIILLLFLGLIVFFARGSWGDGNSIDFPAPGRGKDDLLASIPHILLKQGIPGLQRMAAPDFSSRFFIVTMAGLLTGIYLDHPASLLAGSFSGLVAVPVPAGGDAAVTTDVLPARGVTGELQGGGNENEITSTVTTFPPHVKPKILIYHSHITETYYPTAGEYFSRNLNVTVARLGRILAESLERDYHIPVMHCTLIFDLPRRTAYQKARPEISKLLEENPQINMAVDLHRDGILRKFTTSTVNGKETGNLLIVIGSGHEHWESNFSTALLLQQELEKIDAGISRGILCQGFTYNQDLHERAMIVEVGGHQNTLEESIAAIPILAEALSRTYTDQFGK; from the coding sequence TTGTTCAGTTCTTTTTGGCAACGGATACGCCGGATGCCGAGCCATGGCCGTGGCCGGTTCGGAAGAAAACCGGGAGGAGAATATATCAGCGGGCACCTGGGCATAATCTTGCTTTTATTCCTGGGACTGATCGTATTTTTTGCCAGGGGGTCATGGGGTGATGGCAACAGCATTGATTTCCCTGCCCCGGGAAGGGGGAAAGATGATCTGCTGGCGTCAATTCCCCATATATTGCTGAAACAGGGGATTCCGGGGTTGCAGAGGATGGCAGCACCGGATTTTTCTTCGCGTTTTTTTATTGTAACCATGGCTGGATTGTTGACGGGGATATATCTTGATCATCCCGCCAGCTTGCTGGCTGGAAGTTTCTCCGGCCTGGTGGCAGTTCCGGTTCCGGCCGGTGGGGATGCTGCCGTGACCACGGATGTGCTGCCCGCTCGGGGAGTTACAGGCGAATTGCAGGGCGGGGGGAACGAGAATGAAATCACGAGTACCGTTACCACCTTCCCTCCCCATGTGAAGCCGAAGATATTGATCTATCATTCGCATATTACCGAAACTTATTACCCCACTGCCGGCGAATATTTTTCCCGCAACCTGAATGTCACCGTGGCCAGATTGGGACGGATTCTGGCGGAATCGCTGGAGAGGGATTATCATATTCCGGTGATGCACTGCACGCTAATTTTTGACCTGCCCCGCCGTACGGCTTACCAGAAGGCCCGGCCCGAGATAAGCAAGCTCCTCGAAGAAAATCCCCAGATCAATATGGCGGTGGATCTGCACCGGGACGGCATATTGCGCAAATTTACCACGTCAACCGTGAATGGGAAGGAGACGGGGAATTTGCTGATCGTGATCGGTTCGGGTCATGAACACTGGGAGAGCAACTTTTCTACCGCGCTCCTTCTTCAGCAGGAACTGGAAAAGATAGATGCCGGAATCTCCCGCGGTATTCTGTGCCAGGGTTTTACTTACAATCAGGATCTGCATGAAAGAGCCATGATCGTTGAAGTGGGCGGACACCAGAATACTCTGGAAGAGTCCATCGCCGCCATCCCGATCCTTGCGGAAGCTCTTTCCAGGACGTACACGGACCAATTCGGGAAATAA
- the hrcA gene encoding heat-inducible transcription repressor HrcA — MKHILSPRKLRILRAVVEEYICTAEPVGSRTVSRRYERNLSSATIRNEMADLEEMGFLEQPHVSAGRVPTRHGYRFYVDNLMEDVDLGLEIQDAIAISLNKANDVGKIIAEASRILSQLARHTTLILGPQFRKSSFYQMRILPLSEKKGLVVLITGNGFIKNRVIDLPQSLSAAELQQVVQYLNLKLYGLTIDQVTESLINELKRDLYRRMEILEQAFLLLEESLREEEKVRVVLGGTTNILNQPEFKDVEKIRKFLNLFEEEELLCLMLEHDNDDIMGLEVRIGNENLIEEVHECTLITSTFMIGTRSVGKIGVLGPMRMNYPEVVALVKCLAENLNQVLEAQSS; from the coding sequence ATGAAACATATATTGAGTCCGCGGAAATTGAGGATACTGAGAGCCGTGGTGGAGGAGTATATCTGCACGGCGGAACCGGTGGGGTCGCGTACTGTTTCGCGCAGGTACGAAAGGAACCTGAGTTCGGCCACGATCAGGAATGAGATGGCCGATCTTGAAGAGATGGGTTTCCTGGAACAACCCCATGTTTCAGCCGGGCGTGTGCCAACGCGTCACGGTTATCGTTTCTACGTGGATAATCTCATGGAGGATGTAGATCTCGGCCTGGAAATACAGGATGCGATAGCTATAAGCCTGAACAAGGCAAATGATGTGGGAAAGATCATAGCCGAGGCCTCGAGGATATTGTCCCAGCTGGCCAGACATACTACATTGATACTTGGCCCGCAATTCCGGAAGAGTTCTTTTTACCAGATGCGGATCCTGCCTCTGAGTGAAAAAAAAGGGCTTGTCGTGCTGATCACGGGCAATGGCTTCATCAAAAACCGGGTGATCGATTTGCCCCAGTCCCTTTCTGCAGCGGAATTGCAGCAGGTGGTCCAGTATCTGAATCTGAAACTGTACGGGTTGACCATCGATCAGGTAACCGAGTCCCTGATCAATGAACTGAAGAGGGATCTGTACCGGCGGATGGAGATCCTGGAGCAGGCATTTCTGTTGCTGGAAGAGAGCCTCCGGGAGGAGGAGAAGGTCCGGGTTGTCCTGGGGGGGACAACCAACATCCTCAATCAACCGGAGTTCAAGGATGTGGAGAAAATAAGAAAGTTCCTGAATCTGTTCGAGGAGGAGGAACTTCTCTGCCTCATGCTCGAGCATGACAACGATGATATCATGGGGCTGGAGGTCCGCATCGGCAACGAAAATCTGATCGAGGAGGTACATGAATGTACCCTGATCACTTCGACGTTCATGATCGGGACCAGGAGTGTCGGAAAAATTGG